One part of the Parabacteroides distasonis ATCC 8503 genome encodes these proteins:
- a CDS encoding FimB/Mfa2 family fimbrial subunit, translated as MNRLFHTCKQLIGIAALSVGLYTCDWIHDGSLPLCEFRLYFKYDYNMKFADAFQHEVDFVTLFFCDQEGNFLFQRRIEKSELDERNSIALDMEPGTYQVVTWAGLDKGSYAWNDPAETSQAVERAQDVKVRTLREANTTQPNELHPLWHSLDTFTVTRDMPEEKVISLAKNTNKLRVVLQNVMGEDMDVNNFSFRIVADNGYMDYDNSLLQDPTIHYLPYYTENVELGADPPPGATVGGQYVAVAEMNTMRLMAGRNYRLIIRHHGWEKDVLNVNLNDYLLLTKMEGHRISSQEYLDRQDEYSIIFFLTPKVCPDCPDKPTPPDPPGPDNPDNPDNPDNPDGPDPEDPTIVGYACFKIQVKDWVIRINDGIL; from the coding sequence ATGAACCGTTTATTTCATACCTGCAAACAGTTGATTGGCATAGCTGCCTTGTCCGTGGGGCTATACACTTGCGATTGGATACACGACGGCTCGCTGCCGCTTTGCGAGTTCCGCCTGTATTTCAAGTACGACTATAATATGAAATTCGCCGACGCTTTCCAGCATGAGGTAGACTTCGTTACGCTCTTCTTCTGCGACCAAGAAGGAAACTTCCTCTTCCAGCGGCGGATCGAGAAGAGCGAGCTGGACGAGCGGAACTCCATCGCCCTCGACATGGAGCCGGGTACCTATCAGGTAGTCACTTGGGCCGGGCTGGACAAGGGCAGTTACGCATGGAACGACCCTGCCGAGACGTCGCAGGCTGTCGAGAGGGCGCAAGACGTCAAGGTACGTACCTTGCGCGAGGCCAATACGACACAGCCCAACGAGCTGCACCCGCTTTGGCATAGCCTCGATACCTTCACCGTGACGCGCGACATGCCCGAGGAGAAGGTGATCAGCCTCGCCAAGAATACCAACAAGCTGCGGGTCGTGCTGCAAAACGTGATGGGTGAGGACATGGATGTGAACAACTTCTCCTTCCGGATCGTGGCCGACAACGGGTATATGGATTACGACAATTCCCTGCTGCAAGATCCCACCATCCACTACCTGCCTTATTATACGGAGAACGTGGAGTTGGGAGCCGACCCGCCCCCCGGCGCTACCGTGGGCGGGCAATACGTGGCCGTGGCCGAGATGAACACCATGCGCCTGATGGCGGGCCGCAACTACCGTCTCATCATCCGTCACCACGGATGGGAGAAGGATGTGCTGAACGTGAACCTCAACGATTACCTCCTGCTCACCAAGATGGAGGGGCACCGTATCTCCTCGCAGGAGTATCTGGACCGGCAGGACGAGTATTCTATCATCTTCTTCCTTACACCGAAGGTATGCCCCGATTGTCCGGATAAGCCTACGCCTCCGGATCCTCCGGGACCTGATAATCCTGACAATCCTGACAATCCGGATAACCCGGATGGTCCCGATCCGGAAGACCCTACGATCGTGGGGTACGCCTGCTTCAAGATACAGGTGAAGGATTGGGTGATTCGTATCAACGATGGCATATTGTAA